One Exiguobacterium sp. BMC-KP genomic window, GACAGATGGTCGATAATCAGCAACGGCTGCGGACATGATGACGATATCTTGCGTCTCATAGTCACGTAACATAGCCTCGAGCATCTCTTCTCCCGACTCAACGGCAATCGTTGCGATACCAGTCGGTAACCCGATCCGAAGTGGACCATGGACGAGCGTGACATCAGCCCCTGCATCTCGTGCCGCTTCCGCTAGCGCAATACCTGTTTTCCCTGAAGAGTCATTCGTTAAGTAACGAACCGGATCGATCCGTTCTACTGTCGGTCCTGCACTGATCAAGACTTTTCGTCCGGCTAGATACTTCTCTTCAAAGAAGGTCGATAATGTGGCAACCAAATCTTCAGGCTCAGGCAGACGTCCTTTTCCGACCCAACCACATGCGAGATTGCCGACTCCCGGTGCAATCACCTGGACACCGTCCTGCTTCAATTGTTCAATGTTCCGGACTGTCGCAGGATGTTCAAGCATGTTAACATTCATCGCTGGTGCGACGATGACGGGACACGTCGCTGCAAGAATCGTCGTCGTAATGAAATCATCCGCGATTCCGTGTGCGAGTTTTGCAACTAAATTCGCTGTCGCTGGTGCGACGACGATCAAATCCGCTTCGTCCGCTAAATCGATATGAGCGATTTTTGAAGGATCGTGCTCGATGAAGACATTGTCGTAGACCGCTTTTCGTGTCAGTGCCTCGAATGTCGTCTTCCCGACGAACTGTTGGGCATTGCGCGTCATCGCGACTTGGACATGTGCGCCTGCTTGAACGAGTTTTGAAGCGAGTGCAGCTGACTTATAGGAAGCGATTCCACCGCCGACACACAGTAGGATGTTTCGGTTGGTTAACATGTAGGTATCCTCCTTATTGAAAAAAACAGCCACGATGACAAGTGGCTGCTTCAAAATTAGTCTTGCGGTTGGTTCGTGACGGATATTTCTTCGAAATAAAGCTCTTCTAAAGCTTTCCCGACCGGTTTATGCGATTTTGGGTTCGTGACTTTCACGCGTTTCCCGTCTTGGATTTGACGCGCACGCTTAGCGGCAACTGTAACGATCGTATATTTCGATGGTACTTTCTTTTGAAGCTTATCAACTGATGGATATAACATATCACTTAACCTCCATGGCTTTTTTATATAGGGACGCGACACGTTCCCGACTGCAATGTTCCGCTGTGACGATTGCTTGAATACGATCACAGGCTTTATGAATTTCGTCGTTCGTCACGACATAGTCATACGCATCCATCATCTCGATCTCTTCTTTAGCGACGAGAAGACGTTGCTTAATGACTTCCTCCGATTCCGTTCCACGCCCTACGAGGCGGTTCCGTAATTCCTGGAGGCTTGGAGGTGCAAGGAATAAGAAGACAGCTTCCGGAAAATGTTCTTTGACCTGCATGGCCCCTTGAACTTCGATTTCGAGAATGACGTCTTTTCCTTCATCTAGGATCTGGTTCACCCATTCAACTGGTGTTCCATAATAGTTCCCTACGAATTCAGCATATTCCAAGAGTTGATTGTTCGCAATCATCTCTTCGAATTCTTCACGCGATTTAAAGAAATAGTGGACACCATCTATTTCTCCTTCGCGCGGTTGGCGCGTCGTACAGGATACCGAGTAATGCAGATCGTTATCCTGATCTTCGCGCAAGGCACGACAGACCGTTCCCTTTCCGACACCACTTGGACCAGATAATACGAGTAATAAGCCACGCTCTTTGAAAATCACTTCAAAACCCCTCCATCTCACAAACTTCACATTGTTTCATATTAGCAGTAGAGACGGGAAGTTCGCAAGTCATCTTTTTTTAGCTCGACTGCTTTATCATACCATAACGATGCCATTTCTGTTACCTTTAGAAAGTGAGAACGAAATCAAGAAAGAAGGTAATCGTATGGCTTTTGACGGATTGATGACGACACGTGTCGTCGAAGAACTCCAACCGCTCGTCGGAGGACGGATCAATAAGGTATACCAACCTTATACATTGGATTTAGTATTCCAGATCCGGGCCGAGCGAAAAAACGTATTATTGCTCGCCTCTGCGAATGCCATGTATGCACGGATGCACATTACATCGGAAACAGTCAGCAACCCGAGTGAACCTCCGCTCTTTTGTATGATGCTCCGTAAGCATGTCGAAGGTGGGTTCATTGAATCAATCGAACAACTGGAACGTGACCGAATCATCGTCCTGCGTGTCCGCTCCCGAAACGAACTCGGTGATGAGGAAGCGAAAAAAATCTATGTCGAGTTGATGGGACGTCACTCAAACATCATTTTGACGGACGGGCAGGATAAGATTCTCGATGCAATCAAACACTTGCCCCTCAGTCAAAATACATTCCGAACCATCATGCCAGGCATGACCTATCAACTCCCACCGGCACAGGATAAAGTCGATCCACTCACGGGAGATATCGAAAAGACACTCCACCGGATTGACTGGAACGCCGGTAAACTAGATCGACAGCTACTTGGTCTCTTCAGTGGTCTGTCTCCACAAATTGCAAAGGAAGTCGTTACGCGGGCAGGTCTTGCGAACCGGATGAATCTCGCTACCGCTTTCCAGGACGTCCTAAAAGAACTAAACGGCCCTTATGTATTGCAACGGATGGAAGGCGGCAAGGAACGCTTTGCACCGGTCCGCTTAACGGAAGGATCGGTCATCGATGAGAAGACATTCGAGACGAGTGGTCAAGTCCTCGACGCATTCTTCCATCAAAAAGCAAATCGCGATCGTGTCAAACAACAAGCGGCTGATCTCGAACGGTTCATCAAGAGTGAGTACGATAAGAATATCTTAAAGCGATCAAAACTCGAAAAAGATTTAGAAGCGACGTTACGGATGGACGAATGGAAGCATAAAGGGGAACTACTGACGACCTACCTTTATCAGCTCGAACGCGGAATGAAAGAAGCGACCGTCGTTGATTATTATGATCCAGATGGTGCTGAAATCACGATCACGCTTGATCCTCGTTTTTCACCGAACGAGAACGCACAACGTTATTACAAACGGTATAACAAATTAAAAACCGCCAAAGTCGAAGTCGCGCGCCAGCTTGAGAAGAATCAGGCTGAGATTGCGTATTTCGAAGGTTTGCTTGCCCAACTCGATGTCGCATCACCAGAAGATATTCGGGAAATGCGTGAGGAGCTCGTCGAAGAAGGATATCTACGCGAACGTCAAAAGAAGAAAAAGAAACCCCAGCTCCCACAACTCGAAGAATATCGTTCTTCGACCGGTCTCTCGTTCTTCGTCGGAAAGAATAATAAACAAAATGATTACGCGACGTTCAAATTTGGACGCCGATCCGATACATGGCTACACACGAAGGATATCCCGGGATCCCATGTCATCATTCAAAGTGATACACCGGATGAGACGACATTGAAGGAAGCAGCAATCGTCGCGGCTTACTACTCGAAGGCACGGGAATCAAGCCAAGTTCCCGTTGACTTCACGGAACTACGCTATGTCAAAAAACCGAGTGGTGCGAAACCTGGATTCGTCATTTATACGGATCAAACGACGCTTTACGTCACGCCAGATCCAGATGTCGTCCAGTCTTTACGCCAATAATTTTACACAAAAACCGCTGTATTCCTACTAAAGAATAAGGAATACAGCGGTTTTTCGTCGTCATTTCATTTTTTCTAATTGTTCCCGGTAATCGAGCAGATGCCCATGGATGATGTCTTTCGCTTCACTTAATTCTTGATCAAATGAGAACATCGCTTGTTTTCGTTCATGTGAGAAAATGACATCATAATGATGGCTGAGTAAGAAATCGATTTCCTGACCGAGCGTTTTTTCCTGTTCTTCTGTCATCGGGATATCTCGGTGACTCGCAATACTTTCAAGTAAGACGAGCAATTTGTCTTCGAGATCGACGAGTTCCTTCAACCGAATGAACGCTTCACTTTGACCACTTGCCATCAACGGATACTTTTGATCTTCTTGGAGCATCAACATCATCTCTTCATGTTTGAGAATTTGTTTACGCACAGCAAGCAAGCGACCATCATCTTGCACAAGGCTTCGCCAATCTTCCATCAACTGTTGCGTCGTCTTCTTAACGAGTAACAGTAAGCGATCCTCATAATGCGGTGGGAAGACGATATAATTGACGACGACGGCAGATAATACACCGACGACGGTCAATAACGACCGTGATAAGGCGTAGTGCACATAATCGGCAGTCGGACTCTCGAACATCAATACGATCGCGAAAGCAGCGAACGTCGACATATCTGTTCGCCCAATCATCGAATTGAGCACGAGTGAGACGACGACAGCGAGTCCGATCGTTAATGGATTCGCACCAAGTGTTGCGACAATCGCAAGTCCACACATCAATCCGAGCACTGTTCCGAAAATTCGATTGAAGACGATTTTGAATGAACGATGGATTGTCGGTTGCATCGCAACGATTGCTGCTACGGCGCCCATACCTGAGTAAATACCGAACACATACCAGGAGATGCTAAGTGCAAGAGCAACTGCAATCCCCGTTTTGACCGTCCGTAATCCAATCCTAAATTTTAACTTCACTCGAGCGTCACCTGCCCGACTTCACTATTGACTGTCACTTCTGGCTTCTCTTGTTTTGACAGTTCATAAATCGTCTCGTCCTTATTCTTTTGTTTCGTATATCGGTCAGAGGCTTTAATGTCGCCTCCCGTATCGATCGTAATCGTACCAGCTGCTTTATCCGGTTTTAATTTTATTGCACCGTCAATCGTTGTAACATCAAGGCTCAACTTCGCCATATATTCTGCCAGCGAAACACTCTCGGCTGTCACTTGCGCATGGACGGCATCCATTTCCTTGACGGAAATCGCTTGTGTTGCATTCAGTGTAATCTCATCACCTTTTACCTTATCGAGACTCATCGATTCACCACTCATCTCAATCGTTTTCGCGTAAATGCCCATTCCTTTCAACGTTCCAGCATCGACATCAACACGGTTCATATAGCTTGGTAGTCCAACTTGAATCGTATAATCTGCCGTCTTTTCACTCGGACGATTGCCTAGTCGGGACAGCCAACCATCTCGCCCTGTCACCGTCACTGTATTCGTCGACGTACTGATTTTCAGTCGTTTTCCACTCGATGCACTATCAACGAGCTTGATTTGGACGTTTCCATCTGTGCTTCGTACGAATTGTACCGTCGCGTGCGGCGCCTCGATAGCGAGTGATTTGTAGCGATTCGTCGTCTTGAATGACTCGCCACGTGATAATGATTCTGTTGAGACGAGTAATGTGATCGTATAGATGATGATAAGTCCGAGAATGACACCACCGTACAAGTAAATTGGCCGTTTCACTGGTCCTCTTTCACCTATTCGGTTCAATCGGGCATCCATCTTTTGTTTTTGTTTATTTTTTAAGCGCGTAAACGATGATTGTTTTCGTTTACGCACACTTCTACTATTATGCTCTTCCATGTCAGTCCCTCCATCTCATGTCTACCATTATTCCGAATATCCGAATCGGCTGTCAACAGCCCCCTTCTTATCATAGAAGAAGTTCACCGTTTCGCCATCGGGCGGAAGAAGGAAGACTACCCCCAATGAACCACTGACATTTCCAAAAATAAGCCGACAAAAAGGAGAGGAACGATGACGTGTCCTCTCCTTTCATAAGATACGAATTACAGTTCGAGTGACTCACCGATTGCAAGCGGATGACCGGTTTGACCTTGAGCTTCAATCTTTTCGCAGAACGCTTTTGCATCTTGTTTAATCAAATCAAATGTATCGTAATGGATGGGGACAACAGCTTTTGCTTGCAACATATCTGCCGCAATCAATGCGTCATCCGGTCCCATCGTGAAGTTATCACCAATCGGTAAAAAGGCTAAGTCGATTTCGTGATGAGCGCCGTAAAGGGCTAAATCCCCGAACAGTGCTGTATCACCAGCATGATAGATTTCTTTGCCTTCAATCGTCAGCAAGAATCCAGCTGGCATTCCCATATAGGTAATGGTTTGTTTTTCTTCGTCAATGATGCTTGATGAGTGGAATGCCTGTGTCATCTTGACTTTACCAAACGGAAATTCAAATTGTCCGCCAAGATTCATCGGATGAACGTTAAGCCCTTTAAAGCTTAAATACGTCGCCAGTTCATGTGTTGCGATGATCGTCGCCCCCGTTGCTTTTGCGATACGCTCCGCATCAAGCATATGATCGGCATGCGCATGTGTTAATAAAATAAAGTCTGCCTTGACGTCATCTGGATTCGTCGTCGCTTTTTCATTGCCACTAAAGAATGGATCGATGACAAGATGGTGACCATTTGTTTCAATCGTTACTGTTGACTGTCCGTGATAAGTTAGCTTCATTTACTTCACTGCCTCTCGATTAGGATTCGGATAATTGATTCCCTTCCCCCCATGCGCATAAACCTTTCATGGCAGGTTGCAGTGTGAATGCCACGTCCGTCAACTTATATTCGACGTGCAGAACTGCCTCGTCGTATTCAATTCGTTCAATCATTCCGAGTCGTTCGAGTTCTTTTAACTGATCGGTCAAGACTTTACGAGAAATCCCAGGAATCGCACGTTGTAACTCTAAAAAACGTTTCGGACCGTTCTCTAACGTGCAATATAATTGTGGACGCCATTTTCCGCCGATGATGGCGAGCGCCCGATTGACCGGAAATTGTTCTGTCGACATATTGTTCTCTCCTCCACAGTAGTTACTTCAAAGTGCGTACTATGCAATCGAGTGTAGCGTAAGTTAGAGTATGCGTAAATCATTATGCAAAAGGAGTGTTACACATGACGTATCCACGTAATTTTTCGCACATCGGTCTTTCTGTACCAAATCTCGACGAAGCCGTCCATTTTTATCAAGAGGTGATGGGCTGGTATATCATCATGGAACCATCCGACGTATTAGAGGATGACTCCGCGATTGGAGTCATGTGCACAGACGTCTTTGGTGCAGGATGGAACAAGTTCCGGATTGCTCACATGGCGACAGGTGACCGGATTGGCATCGAACTGTTCGAATTCCCGAACAATGAGCAACCAGAAAACAACTTCGAATTCTGGAAAACAGGTATCTTCCATTATGCGATTCAAGATCCTGACGTCGAAGGACTCGTTGAAAAAATCGTTGCTCACGGTGGCAAACAACGGATGCCGATCCGTGAGTACTACCCGGGAGACAAACCATACCGAATGGTCTACTGTGAGGACCCATTCGGCAACCTCGTTGAAATTTACTCTCATTCATATGAACTGACGTATTCGGAAGGAGCGTATTAAGATGAAAGCATGGTTAAACCATTCAGGTACAGCAATTGATCAATGGACGTTCGAAGAAGTCGAGACACCAACGCCTGGAGAAGGGCAAGCTTTAATTCGTGTCAAGACGGTCGCGTTAAACCCCGTCGACTATAAAGCAACGAATAATCCAGCATGGACGTTTCCCCATATTCCAGGTGTTGATTTAGCTGGCGTCGTCGAACAAATCGGACCTGGCGCAGAAGTGAAAATTGGCGACCGTGTAGCGATTCATACCAATCTACAACGCAATGGTGCATTTGCTGAGTTCGCGCTCGTCGATACACGTGCCCTCGCTCTGATTCCGGAAGACGTCTCATTCGCTGAAGCCGCTGCGATTCTGTGCGCTGGGATGACTGCTTATGAAGCGATCGTTCAAAAGATGAACACGACAGGTAAAGAGACGATTCTCATTCATGCTGGTGCAGGTGGTGTCGGCGGCATCGGCATCCAACTCGCAAAACGGCTTGGTCTTTCCGTCGCGACGACTGCTTCGACGGAAAATCATGAATGGGTGAAGCAACTTGGTGCAGACCTCGCCATTGATTACAAAAAAGAAAACGTCACAGAGGTCATTCGAGACTGGACGAAAGGTCGTGGTGCGGACTTAATTTTCAATACGGTTGGTCGAGAGGAAGCTACAGCGGATCTTGGGCGTCTTGCATTCTCAGGTCAACTTGCCTTTATTGCTGGCGGTCCTGATCAATCCGTCATTAAGCCATTCACACTCTCCCCTTCGATTCACGAAGTGGCACTTGCTGCTGCTTACGCAAGCGAAGATGACCGAGCAATCCGTAACCTTGGGCTTATGGCAAGTGAATTACTGAAACTCGTCGCAGCAAAAGAACTCGATCCACTCGTCACGGAAGAGATTCCAGCAGCGGACATCGTAAAAGGATTACAACGTTTATCCGAACGTCACGTCCGTGGTAAAATCATCGCTAAA contains:
- a CDS encoding DUF4097 family beta strand repeat-containing protein — encoded protein: MEEHNSRSVRKRKQSSFTRLKNKQKQKMDARLNRIGERGPVKRPIYLYGGVILGLIIIYTITLLVSTESLSRGESFKTTNRYKSLAIEAPHATVQFVRSTDGNVQIKLVDSASSGKRLKISTSTNTVTVTGRDGWLSRLGNRPSEKTADYTIQVGLPSYMNRVDVDAGTLKGMGIYAKTIEMSGESMSLDKVKGDEITLNATQAISVKEMDAVHAQVTAESVSLAEYMAKLSLDVTTIDGAIKLKPDKAAGTITIDTGGDIKASDRYTKQKNKDETIYELSKQEKPEVTVNSEVGQVTLE
- a CDS encoding metal-dependent hydrolase, coding for MKLTYHGQSTVTIETNGHHLVIDPFFSGNEKATTNPDDVKADFILLTHAHADHMLDAERIAKATGATIIATHELATYLSFKGLNVHPMNLGGQFEFPFGKVKMTQAFHSSSIIDEEKQTITYMGMPAGFLLTIEGKEIYHAGDTALFGDLALYGAHHEIDLAFLPIGDNFTMGPDDALIAADMLQAKAVVPIHYDTFDLIKQDAKAFCEKIEAQGQTGHPLAIGESLEL
- a CDS encoding FUSC family protein, whose amino-acid sequence is MKLKFRIGLRTVKTGIAVALALSISWYVFGIYSGMGAVAAIVAMQPTIHRSFKIVFNRIFGTVLGLMCGLAIVATLGANPLTIGLAVVVSLVLNSMIGRTDMSTFAAFAIVLMFESPTADYVHYALSRSLLTVVGVLSAVVVNYIVFPPHYEDRLLLLVKKTTQQLMEDWRSLVQDDGRLLAVRKQILKHEEMMLMLQEDQKYPLMASGQSEAFIRLKELVDLEDKLLVLLESIASHRDIPMTEEQEKTLGQEIDFLLSHHYDVIFSHERKQAMFSFDQELSEAKDIIHGHLLDYREQLEKMK
- a CDS encoding Rqc2 family fibronectin-binding protein, whose protein sequence is MAFDGLMTTRVVEELQPLVGGRINKVYQPYTLDLVFQIRAERKNVLLLASANAMYARMHITSETVSNPSEPPLFCMMLRKHVEGGFIESIEQLERDRIIVLRVRSRNELGDEEAKKIYVELMGRHSNIILTDGQDKILDAIKHLPLSQNTFRTIMPGMTYQLPPAQDKVDPLTGDIEKTLHRIDWNAGKLDRQLLGLFSGLSPQIAKEVVTRAGLANRMNLATAFQDVLKELNGPYVLQRMEGGKERFAPVRLTEGSVIDEKTFETSGQVLDAFFHQKANRDRVKQQAADLERFIKSEYDKNILKRSKLEKDLEATLRMDEWKHKGELLTTYLYQLERGMKEATVVDYYDPDGAEITITLDPRFSPNENAQRYYKRYNKLKTAKVEVARQLEKNQAEIAYFEGLLAQLDVASPEDIREMREELVEEGYLRERQKKKKKPQLPQLEEYRSSTGLSFFVGKNNKQNDYATFKFGRRSDTWLHTKDIPGSHVIIQSDTPDETTLKEAAIVAAYYSKARESSQVPVDFTELRYVKKPSGAKPGFVIYTDQTTLYVTPDPDVVQSLRQ
- the coaBC gene encoding bifunctional phosphopantothenoylcysteine decarboxylase/phosphopantothenate--cysteine ligase CoaBC; its protein translation is MLTNRNILLCVGGGIASYKSAALASKLVQAGAHVQVAMTRNAQQFVGKTTFEALTRKAVYDNVFIEHDPSKIAHIDLADEADLIVVAPATANLVAKLAHGIADDFITTTILAATCPVIVAPAMNVNMLEHPATVRNIEQLKQDGVQVIAPGVGNLACGWVGKGRLPEPEDLVATLSTFFEEKYLAGRKVLISAGPTVERIDPVRYLTNDSSGKTGIALAEAARDAGADVTLVHGPLRIGLPTGIATIAVESGEEMLEAMLRDYETQDIVIMSAAVADYRPSVQYDQKQKKIHGPLRIELEETTDILKTLGEQKQHQLLVGFAAETTDVEMFAKQKLVRKKADFIVANDVSRSDIGFVSDENEVVVFGKNDSVTRYDQQLKSTLAKTLMRQFAEALA
- a CDS encoding zinc-binding dehydrogenase — its product is MKAWLNHSGTAIDQWTFEEVETPTPGEGQALIRVKTVALNPVDYKATNNPAWTFPHIPGVDLAGVVEQIGPGAEVKIGDRVAIHTNLQRNGAFAEFALVDTRALALIPEDVSFAEAAAILCAGMTAYEAIVQKMNTTGKETILIHAGAGGVGGIGIQLAKRLGLSVATTASTENHEWVKQLGADLAIDYKKENVTEVIRDWTKGRGADLIFNTVGREEATADLGRLAFSGQLAFIAGGPDQSVIKPFTLSPSIHEVALAAAYASEDDRAIRNLGLMASELLKLVAAKELDPLVTEEIPAADIVKGLQRLSERHVRGKIIAKFN
- the rpoZ gene encoding DNA-directed RNA polymerase subunit omega — its product is MLYPSVDKLQKKVPSKYTIVTVAAKRARQIQDGKRVKVTNPKSHKPVGKALEELYFEEISVTNQPQD
- a CDS encoding winged helix-turn-helix transcriptional regulator, translated to MSTEQFPVNRALAIIGGKWRPQLYCTLENGPKRFLELQRAIPGISRKVLTDQLKELERLGMIERIEYDEAVLHVEYKLTDVAFTLQPAMKGLCAWGEGNQLSES
- a CDS encoding lactoylglutathione lyase family protein, with the translated sequence MTYPRNFSHIGLSVPNLDEAVHFYQEVMGWYIIMEPSDVLEDDSAIGVMCTDVFGAGWNKFRIAHMATGDRIGIELFEFPNNEQPENNFEFWKTGIFHYAIQDPDVEGLVEKIVAHGGKQRMPIREYYPGDKPYRMVYCEDPFGNLVEIYSHSYELTYSEGAY
- the gmk gene encoding guanylate kinase, translating into MFKERGLLLVLSGPSGVGKGTVCRALREDQDNDLHYSVSCTTRQPREGEIDGVHYFFKSREEFEEMIANNQLLEYAEFVGNYYGTPVEWVNQILDEGKDVILEIEVQGAMQVKEHFPEAVFLFLAPPSLQELRNRLVGRGTESEEVIKQRLLVAKEEIEMMDAYDYVVTNDEIHKACDRIQAIVTAEHCSRERVASLYKKAMEVK